GTAGCGCTTGAACGACGCTGCCTGCGTATCGATGTTCGCGTAGGTCCACTCGCTGGGGTGGGCATTGCGTTTGATCGCAGCGTTCTCAGCGGGGAGGCCGAAAGAGTCCCAGCCGATGGGGTGCAGAACGTCGAAGCCCTTCTGACGCAGGTAACGCGCTACGACGTCACCCATCGCGAACGCTTCGGCGTGGCCCATGTGCAGATCGCCGGAGGGGTAAGGGAACATGTCCAGCACGTAGCGGCGTTCCCGGGAACCGTCGTCGGCGGGAGTGAAGACCTTAAGGTCTTCCCAGACCTGCGGCCACTTGGCTTCCATCGCAGCGAAGCTGTAGACGCCTTCTTCAGGCGCTTCGGCTGCGGCTGTTTGTGCTGTCCCGGTCTCTGTCTCCGGCTTAACGCTCACTGCTGCCCTCTTCTGTTCTTCGATGGCGGTTTTCCCTCCTGCTGCGGTCCCGGATACCCCCGGACACACAAAAGCCCCTCAACAATGGAGGGGCGGCCGCACGGCTAGTGAAAGCCGAGCGGCTAGCTAAGCAGAAGGATCGCACGCATAGATCTACAATAGCGCACGATCAACGTTCCACTCACCGGCAAATCATGGTTGGCGGCGCGGCGCACAGCGTCGAAAAAGGGGCCGATGACTCCCCGCCATGGTGTGGTGGCACCCGCGGTGGGCCCCCAGCTGCGAGGGCCCCACCGCGAGCTTGTGAGCGGCGGGAGCAGCTGGGGACGGGCGGGCGGGAGTCATCGGCCCCTTATTTGAACTACTTCACGTCTTCGTCGACCCAATCCATGGACTTTGTCACGGCCTTCTTCCAGAGTCGAAGCTGACGCTCCTGCTCCTCTGCCGGGAGCTGGGGCTCCCAGCGCTTGTCTTCGTTCCAGTTGGCGCTGAGCTCGCCCAGGTCTTTCCAGAATCCGACGGCCAGGCCAGCTGCATAGGCTGCACCGAGGGCCGTGGTTTCCACAACCTTCGGGCGGACTACAGGTACGCCCAGGATGTCTGCCTGGAACTGCATGAGTGCCTCGTTGGCGACCATGCCGCCGTCGACCTTCAGCTCGGTGAGCGGAACACCCGAGTCTGCGTTGACGGCGTCGAGTACCTCGCGGGTCTGGAAGGCGGTAGCTTCCAGTGCCGCGCGGGCGATGTGGCCCTTGTTGGCGAAACGCGTGAGGCCCACGATGGCACCGCGTGCGTCTGCCCGCCAGTAGGGGGCGAACAGGCCTGAGAAGGCGGGGACGATGTAGACGCCACCGTTGTCCCTAACACCCGCGGCCAGTTCCTCCACTTCAGGGGCCGAGCTGATCATGCCGAGGTTGTCGCGGAGCCACTGGATCAGGGACCCGGTGACGGCGATGGAGCCTTCAAGGGCGTAGTGCGGCTTGGCGTCGCCCAGCTTGTATCCGAGGGTGGTGAGGAGTCCGTTCTTGGAGTGAACGATTTCCTCGCCGGTGTTGAAGATCAGGAAACAGCCGGTTCCGTAGGTGTTTTTGGCTTCGCCGGGCTGGAACGCGGCCTGGCCGAAGGTTGCCGCCTGCTGGTCACCGAGGATGCCGGCAACAGGCGTTTCCCGGAGCAGCTGTGACGTGTGGACATGGCCGTAGACCTCGGAGGAGGACTTGATGGCGGGCATCATGGAGGCCGGTACGCCGAAGATGTCCAGGATTTCCTGGTCCCACTGCAGGGTCTCGAGGTCCATGAACAGGGTGCGGGATGCGTTGGTG
This genomic interval from Paenarthrobacter aurescens TC1 contains the following:
- the glpK gene encoding glycerol kinase (identified by match to protein family HMM PF00370; match to protein family HMM PF02782; match to protein family HMM TIGR01311), whose amino-acid sequence is MNQYVIAIDQGTTSSRAIVFDHAGNIVSTGQMEHEQIFPQAGWVEHNPAEIWNNTREVIGSALSKANLTRHDIAAVGITNQRETAVVWDKNTGEAVYNAIVWQDTRTQSIVDELAQDGGPERFKQKVGLPLATYFSGTKIKWILDNVDGARERAEAGDLLFGNTDAWVLWNLTGGVDGGVHVTDVTNASRTLFMDLETLQWDQEILDIFGVPASMMPAIKSSSEVYGHVHTSQLLRETPVAGILGDQQAATFGQAAFQPGEAKNTYGTGCFLIFNTGEEIVHSKNGLLTTLGYKLGDAKPHYALEGSIAVTGSLIQWLRDNLGMISSAPEVEELAAGVRDNGGVYIVPAFSGLFAPYWRADARGAIVGLTRFANKGHIARAALEATAFQTREVLDAVNADSGVPLTELKVDGGMVANEALMQFQADILGVPVVRPKVVETTALGAAYAAGLAVGFWKDLGELSANWNEDKRWEPQLPAEEQERQLRLWKKAVTKSMDWVDEDVK